In Paenibacillus sp. FSL R7-0345, a single window of DNA contains:
- a CDS encoding alpha-glucosidase/alpha-galactosidase, giving the protein MSKIVFLGAGSTVFAKNVLGDCLLTPALQDFEIALFDINSERLRDSEIMLNNIRKTSGSRCNIKVYTDRKEALRGAKYAINAIQVGGYDPCTITDFEIPKKYGLRQTIADTIGIGGIFRNLRTIPVLDEFAADIREVCPDVLFLNYTNPMAVLTNYMSRYAGVQTVGLCHSVQVCVPELFKSLGMDDTGVKSRIAGINHMAWLLEVSRDGVDLYPEIKRRAQEKQQAGKHSDMVRFELMNKFGYYVTESSEHSAEYHPYFIKRNYPELIDQLNIPLDEYPRRCREQISNWTQMRDELVGDVNLEHQRSHEYASYILEAIETDIPYTIGGNVLNTGLITNLPDEACVEVPCLVNRNGISPTYVGDLPPQLAALNRTNINTQLLTIEAARTGKKEHIYHAAMLDPHTAAELSLDDIVALCDDLIEAHGSWLPKFR; this is encoded by the coding sequence ATGAGCAAAATTGTATTTTTAGGAGCTGGAAGTACTGTTTTCGCTAAAAATGTTCTTGGGGACTGTCTGCTTACGCCGGCCCTGCAGGATTTTGAGATTGCCCTATTTGATATTAATTCCGAGCGGCTGCGTGATTCTGAAATTATGCTTAACAATATCCGTAAAACGTCTGGAAGCAGATGCAACATAAAGGTATATACAGACCGTAAAGAGGCCCTACGTGGAGCGAAGTATGCGATTAATGCGATTCAGGTCGGCGGGTACGATCCGTGCACGATTACCGATTTTGAAATTCCCAAGAAATACGGTCTCCGCCAGACTATTGCAGACACAATCGGGATCGGCGGGATTTTCCGCAATCTGCGGACCATTCCTGTACTGGACGAGTTCGCAGCGGATATCCGCGAGGTCTGCCCGGATGTGCTGTTCCTGAATTACACGAACCCGATGGCGGTGCTGACCAACTATATGAGCCGGTATGCCGGAGTGCAGACAGTCGGATTATGCCATAGCGTGCAGGTGTGTGTGCCGGAGCTTTTCAAATCGCTGGGGATGGATGATACGGGCGTTAAATCAAGGATTGCCGGGATTAATCATATGGCCTGGCTGCTGGAGGTTTCGCGTGACGGGGTGGATTTGTATCCTGAGATCAAGAGACGGGCCCAAGAGAAACAGCAGGCAGGGAAGCACTCCGACATGGTCCGCTTCGAGCTGATGAATAAGTTCGGCTACTATGTTACAGAATCTTCTGAGCACAGTGCGGAGTATCATCCTTATTTTATTAAAAGAAATTATCCGGAGCTGATTGACCAGCTCAACATTCCGCTGGATGAATATCCGCGCCGCTGCCGCGAACAGATCAGTAACTGGACCCAAATGCGGGATGAGCTGGTGGGAGATGTGAATCTGGAGCATCAGCGGTCACACGAATACGCGTCCTATATCCTTGAAGCCATTGAGACAGATATCCCTTACACGATCGGCGGGAATGTGCTGAATACCGGATTAATTACGAATCTTCCAGATGAGGCTTGCGTCGAGGTACCGTGTCTCGTTAACAGAAACGGGATCAGCCCGACCTATGTCGGAGACCTTCCGCCACAGCTGGCTGCATTGAACAGAACGAATATTAACACCCAGCTGTTGACGATAGAAGCCGCTAGAACCGGCAAAAAAGAGCATATCTACCATGCGGCGATGCTTGATCCGCATACGGCTGCCGAGCTATCGCTGGATGATATTGTGGCGCTATGCGATGATCTGATTGAAGCCCACGGCAGCTGGCTGCCTAAATTTAGATAA
- a CDS encoding sensor histidine kinase, which translates to MEKWLKKLKDQSLFSKIFVVMVISIVLVTVLITTVTAQMSQTLFVQTFSITNSKIINQIKSALDNSHYTTVNTAINVGQSGVIRSFMTEKDGSSLANFRRYYSMRDQMDRIQSGIGAANVGLSILGGNGRNYTSDVTYWSGSAEQLRDNPITVAAQKQGGKLFYSFMDGGPLNSQNRTLVAVKALTAPGLAEPYGTLYMFTREVDFRKNYASFTSKGNDVMFLDTAGRIVSSNRTEQIGSFSPDLLDSAKQIAEAGLDSQELTIGGREVIVLADYLPSYNFYIVNLIDKDETIGTLFDKRMLFLIGGAIAAVALLLIYFLTKRLTLSLRTLVKKMSNVTKKNFHNYMAVTGSYETRQLSTAFNYMLKELNDYVAQLVETQKEQRNAELAALQQQINPHFLYNTLASVNILVQRGSKEQATETIHALISLLQNTISNVKETITVEDELINLKHYVFITQVRNGNRIKVETFVSPDCMNAKVPKLILQPFIENAFFHAFNIKTSGYIYVTIMKDRDMLHCEVVDTGDGMDLVNKETIPASSSSRQLFSGIGIRNVHDRLLLLYGEPYGVSISSTPGQGTKVSIRIPC; encoded by the coding sequence ATGGAAAAATGGCTCAAAAAGCTCAAGGATCAGAGCCTGTTCAGCAAAATATTTGTCGTCATGGTCATCAGCATTGTGCTCGTTACCGTACTGATTACGACGGTGACGGCCCAAATGTCGCAGACGCTGTTTGTGCAGACGTTCAGCATCACCAATTCAAAGATCATTAACCAGATAAAAAGTGCACTAGATAACTCCCATTACACTACCGTCAATACTGCTATCAATGTCGGACAGAGCGGAGTAATCCGCAGCTTCATGACAGAGAAGGATGGCAGCTCACTGGCTAATTTCCGGCGGTATTACAGCATGCGCGACCAGATGGACCGCATTCAGTCAGGGATCGGCGCCGCTAATGTGGGCCTGTCCATTCTGGGAGGGAACGGCAGAAACTATACCAGCGATGTGACCTATTGGTCGGGCTCTGCAGAACAGCTGAGGGATAACCCCATTACAGTGGCTGCGCAGAAGCAGGGCGGGAAGCTGTTTTACAGCTTTATGGACGGGGGCCCGCTGAATTCCCAGAACCGTACGCTGGTCGCCGTTAAAGCGCTGACTGCCCCCGGACTTGCAGAGCCGTATGGTACGCTGTATATGTTCACCCGCGAGGTGGATTTCCGCAAGAATTACGCCAGCTTTACGAGCAAAGGCAATGATGTCATGTTCCTGGATACGGCCGGGCGGATTGTGTCGAGCAACCGGACAGAGCAGATTGGCAGCTTTTCGCCTGACCTCCTGGACAGCGCGAAGCAGATTGCCGAGGCGGGCCTTGACAGCCAGGAGCTGACGATCGGGGGACGGGAAGTCATTGTGCTGGCTGATTACCTGCCGTCCTACAACTTTTATATTGTAAACCTGATTGATAAAGATGAGACCATCGGTACGCTGTTCGATAAAAGAATGCTGTTTCTGATCGGCGGGGCGATTGCTGCGGTTGCACTGCTCCTGATCTACTTCCTGACCAAGCGGCTGACATTATCCCTGCGTACGCTGGTCAAAAAAATGTCCAATGTGACCAAAAAGAATTTCCATAACTATATGGCTGTTACCGGCAGTTATGAGACAAGGCAGCTGAGCACAGCATTCAACTACATGCTCAAGGAGCTGAATGATTATGTCGCCCAGCTGGTGGAGACGCAGAAGGAGCAGCGGAATGCGGAACTGGCGGCACTTCAGCAGCAGATAAATCCTCATTTCTTGTATAATACCCTGGCATCGGTCAATATCCTGGTGCAGCGGGGCAGTAAGGAGCAGGCGACAGAAACGATTCATGCCCTGATCTCCCTGCTGCAGAACACGATCAGCAATGTGAAAGAGACAATTACAGTCGAGGATGAGCTGATTAACCTGAAGCATTACGTCTTTATTACTCAGGTACGTAACGGCAACCGGATCAAGGTCGAGACCTTTGTTTCGCCGGACTGCATGAATGCTAAGGTACCCAAGCTGATTTTGCAGCCTTTTATTGAAAATGCTTTTTTCCACGCTTTCAATATCAAAACCTCCGGTTATATCTATGTCACCATCATGAAGGACAGGGATATGCTGCACTGTGAGGTGGTTGATACGGGGGACGGCATGGATCTGGTCAACAAAGAGACGATCCCGGCTTCCAGCAGCAGCCGTCAGCTGTTCAGCGGCATCGGTATCCGTAATGTCCATGACCGTCTGCTGCTGCTGTACGGGGAGCCTTACGGCGTATCCATCTCAAGCACTCCGGGTCAGGGGACAAAAGTCTCTATCAGAATTCCGTGCTGA
- a CDS encoding sugar ABC transporter permease: MRAVNHTMRNRAKLTGWLFISVAVLMICLFYFYPMIQALLLSFKTGAGANLHFDGLSNYKRLLSDKTFFTAVKNTFLFLIVQVPVMIVFAMMISVLLNDSKLRFKGFFRTAIFLPCVTSLVAYSVVFKYLFGNDGLINLALMNMHILSEPIQWISDPFWAKVTIIIAITWRWTGYNMIFFLSSLQNIDSSIYEAAKIDGASGPRQFFAITVPLLKPIILFTSITSTIGTLQLFDEIMNITKGGPGNATLSISQYIYNLSFKYTPDFGYAATVSYSIVIMIVVLAFLQIKLAGDDK; encoded by the coding sequence ATGAGAGCTGTGAACCATACCATGCGCAACCGCGCTAAGCTTACCGGCTGGCTGTTTATTTCCGTGGCCGTCCTCATGATCTGTCTGTTTTATTTCTATCCGATGATCCAGGCCCTGCTGCTCTCGTTTAAGACGGGTGCGGGTGCCAACCTTCATTTTGACGGATTATCCAATTACAAACGTCTGCTTAGCGATAAAACCTTCTTTACAGCAGTCAAAAACACCTTCTTGTTCCTGATTGTACAGGTACCGGTTATGATCGTGTTTGCGATGATGATCTCGGTACTGCTGAATGACAGCAAGCTGCGCTTTAAAGGCTTTTTCCGTACTGCGATCTTCCTGCCTTGCGTAACCTCGCTTGTAGCTTACTCCGTCGTATTCAAATATCTGTTTGGTAATGACGGTCTGATCAACCTGGCTTTAATGAACATGCATATCCTGTCTGAACCAATCCAGTGGATCTCCGATCCCTTCTGGGCAAAAGTAACCATCATTATCGCAATTACCTGGCGCTGGACGGGATACAATATGATTTTCTTCCTCTCCTCGCTGCAAAACATCGACAGCTCCATTTATGAAGCCGCGAAAATTGACGGTGCTTCCGGGCCAAGACAATTTTTCGCGATTACCGTTCCGCTGCTCAAGCCGATTATCCTCTTTACGTCGATCACTTCGACAATCGGTACCCTGCAGCTGTTCGATGAAATTATGAATATAACCAAGGGAGGTCCCGGTAACGCGACGCTCTCCATTTCCCAATATATTTATAATCTTTCGTTCAAGTACACACCTGACTTCGGATATGCCGCAACTGTGTCATATTCCATCGTAATCATGATTGTTGTACTGGCCTTCCTTCAAATTAAACTGGCAGGTGATGATAAATAA
- a CDS encoding AraC family transcriptional regulator, translating into MENPEHYEYRIQINPYLLNADLNITFAGAARPEPGHKIGPAVHPYILIHTVESGYGTFVWQGKSYRLFQGDTFVIFPGVLFSYEADHTEPWSYRWVAIQGPGTLDILGKTGITTTDPIVRGADPEHLSGLFESIERVLEQQSGETVTTLATDGWFRVLLAEFARLNSHKLRYSTAEALTDSERVVEQAIRWFQTQYMLPVSIEKLAASLGYHRTHFTKVFKQLTSLSPKQYINQVRMERAKELLSTNLSVEQVGNSCGFTDPLYFSKQFKLWTGESPSQFREGLRR; encoded by the coding sequence ATGGAAAACCCGGAACATTATGAGTACAGGATACAGATTAACCCCTACTTATTGAATGCGGATCTGAATATAACCTTTGCCGGCGCTGCCAGACCTGAGCCAGGTCATAAAATCGGCCCAGCCGTTCATCCATACATTTTGATACATACCGTAGAAAGCGGGTACGGCACGTTCGTCTGGCAGGGTAAAAGCTACCGGCTTTTTCAGGGGGATACCTTTGTTATTTTTCCCGGTGTATTATTCAGCTACGAAGCTGACCATACCGAGCCCTGGAGCTATCGCTGGGTTGCCATTCAAGGCCCGGGTACCTTGGATATTCTGGGAAAAACCGGAATTACCACTACCGATCCCATCGTAAGAGGAGCCGATCCGGAACATCTGTCAGGCCTTTTTGAAAGTATCGAGCGGGTGCTGGAACAACAGTCCGGGGAAACAGTAACAACTTTGGCTACTGACGGCTGGTTCCGTGTCCTTCTGGCCGAGTTCGCCCGTTTAAACTCTCATAAGCTGCGTTACTCCACGGCCGAAGCGTTAACGGACTCCGAACGTGTTGTGGAGCAGGCGATCCGCTGGTTCCAGACCCAGTACATGCTTCCGGTCTCCATTGAAAAGCTTGCCGCCTCCCTGGGCTATCACCGGACCCATTTCACCAAAGTGTTCAAGCAGCTCACCAGCCTTTCGCCCAAGCAGTACATCAATCAGGTCCGTATGGAACGGGCCAAGGAGCTGTTAAGCACGAATCTAAGTGTGGAACAGGTGGGCAACTCCTGCGGGTTCACCGATCCTCTGTATTTCTCCAAGCAGTTTAAGCTGTGGACGGGGGAATCGCCCAGTCAGTTTCGGGAGGGATTGCGGCGGTGA
- a CDS encoding extracellular solute-binding protein encodes MKKKATALLLAGFTLLTACSSNSNSNNQANTGAEGNAAAGTQKLTVWAWDKNFNIAAMNLAKDAYVAKNPDAQIEVVEYAQDDIIQKLNTGLNSGSASGLPNIVLIEDYRAQSFLQTYPDAFQELGDAINTADFAEYKLGPTSFDGKQYGVPFDSGVVGLYVRTDYLQEAGYTTDDLQDIDWQQYIEIGKAIKAKTGKDMLTQDPNDLGLIRMMIQSAGSWYLKEDGTTPDLKDNAVLKEAFESYKELMSADIVKINSDWSSFLAGFNSGDVASVPTGNWITPSVKASADQSGKWAVVPFPKLKNAANSVHASNLGGSSWYVLNNDGKEAAVKFLGETLGSDVDLYQKLVTDVGVVGTYKPAAEGEAYGAADEFFGGQKVIADFAKWTAEIPNVNYGLHTYAIEDILKVEMQNFLNGTAIDKALGDAQSQAESQIQ; translated from the coding sequence ATGAAGAAAAAAGCTACCGCTTTGCTGCTCGCAGGATTTACACTGCTGACAGCTTGCTCAAGCAACTCCAATTCCAATAATCAGGCTAACACCGGAGCAGAAGGAAATGCAGCTGCCGGAACCCAAAAACTTACAGTCTGGGCCTGGGACAAAAACTTCAACATCGCTGCGATGAACCTGGCTAAAGATGCTTATGTGGCCAAAAATCCGGATGCACAAATTGAAGTTGTTGAGTATGCACAGGATGACATTATCCAGAAGCTGAACACAGGTCTTAACTCAGGCTCCGCTTCCGGTCTGCCGAACATTGTGCTGATCGAGGATTACCGTGCACAAAGCTTCTTGCAAACGTATCCAGACGCTTTTCAGGAACTGGGCGATGCAATCAACACAGCTGATTTCGCTGAATACAAGCTCGGGCCAACCAGCTTTGACGGCAAGCAATACGGTGTACCATTCGACTCCGGTGTTGTAGGTCTTTATGTCCGCACCGACTATCTGCAGGAAGCAGGCTATACTACTGACGATCTGCAGGATATCGACTGGCAGCAGTACATTGAAATCGGTAAAGCAATCAAAGCTAAGACCGGTAAAGACATGCTGACTCAGGACCCTAACGATCTGGGGCTGATCCGCATGATGATCCAGTCCGCCGGCTCCTGGTACCTGAAAGAAGACGGTACAACACCTGACCTGAAAGACAACGCAGTACTGAAGGAAGCTTTTGAAAGCTATAAAGAACTGATGAGTGCCGATATCGTTAAAATCAACTCTGACTGGAGCTCCTTCCTGGCTGGCTTCAACAGCGGTGACGTTGCTTCCGTTCCAACCGGTAACTGGATTACACCTTCTGTAAAAGCATCTGCTGACCAGTCCGGCAAATGGGCGGTAGTACCATTCCCTAAACTCAAGAATGCAGCAAACTCTGTACACGCATCTAACCTCGGCGGCAGCTCCTGGTATGTGCTGAACAATGATGGTAAAGAAGCAGCAGTGAAATTCCTGGGTGAAACCCTCGGCTCTGACGTTGATCTGTACCAGAAGCTTGTAACTGACGTAGGCGTTGTAGGTACTTACAAACCGGCTGCTGAAGGCGAAGCTTACGGTGCGGCTGATGAATTCTTCGGCGGACAAAAGGTTATCGCTGACTTTGCAAAATGGACTGCTGAAATCCCTAACGTAAACTATGGTCTGCACACTTATGCTATTGAGGACATTCTCAAGGTTGAAATGCAGAACTTCTTGAATGGTACAGCTATTGATAAAGCGCTTGGCGATGCACAGTCCCAGGCTGAATCCCAGATCCAGTAA
- a CDS encoding response regulator transcription factor: METTFCKIVVVDDEMLVRQGIMHLLDWEGEGFQIVGEASNGREAFELIESQQPHIILTDIVMPVMDGEELIRLVKGMYPEIEVIVLSSFSEFEYVRSTFQSGVADYILKPRLEAASLLAVLKKTAQRIPVLQQVDWRNDKRQSADYILDKLISGYPVEYEAEALQEIFPYPGYTLIVADTGDEPGAISRKEEWLENSIRSLLQSGGSPLSFRRLSTLEGHVRLLFNLPEDGQETLIKLAEQIFTTGIRANMFLSLAVSRTFTQLQELHTVYSQELMKLLDHRFFLPERCLLADHGGAVQPGPAFDQEAFAAELNRQEFDQAFARLSAYVSSMSGRRDTGVSEFKSFLCHSIFQIIGMLLQFHYEARALDDSKYEYFRSIHEARHVGETEARLMQFLQDATECVTKNRGGTPAMQKILLYIDEHYSRQLTLTEVAREFHFNPSYLSNYFTLHNKEGFNEYLNRVRIGKACLLLKEEPGLSISEISSMVGYSDHSYFTRVFRKLMNVSPSQYRKG, from the coding sequence ATGGAAACAACGTTCTGCAAAATAGTAGTGGTGGACGATGAGATGCTGGTGCGGCAGGGGATTATGCATCTGCTGGACTGGGAGGGGGAAGGCTTTCAGATCGTCGGGGAGGCGTCCAACGGCCGTGAGGCGTTTGAGCTGATCGAGTCGCAGCAGCCGCATATTATCCTGACGGATATTGTCATGCCGGTGATGGACGGGGAGGAGCTGATCCGGCTCGTCAAGGGCATGTATCCGGAGATTGAAGTCATTGTGCTGAGCAGCTTCAGCGAGTTCGAATATGTGCGCTCTACGTTTCAGAGCGGGGTGGCCGACTATATTCTGAAGCCGCGGCTGGAGGCGGCGTCGCTGCTGGCTGTACTGAAGAAGACGGCACAGCGGATTCCGGTGCTGCAGCAGGTGGACTGGAGGAATGACAAGCGGCAGTCTGCCGATTATATTCTGGACAAGCTGATATCCGGCTATCCGGTGGAGTATGAGGCTGAGGCGCTGCAGGAGATTTTCCCGTATCCGGGCTACACCTTAATTGTAGCGGATACTGGTGATGAACCGGGAGCGATCAGCCGCAAAGAGGAATGGCTGGAGAACAGCATCCGTTCTCTGCTGCAGTCTGGCGGCAGTCCGCTGTCCTTCCGCCGGCTGTCCACGCTGGAAGGACATGTACGGCTGCTGTTTAACCTGCCGGAAGACGGGCAGGAGACGCTGATCAAGCTGGCCGAGCAGATATTTACTACCGGAATCCGGGCCAATATGTTTCTGAGTCTGGCTGTCAGCCGGACTTTTACGCAGTTGCAGGAGCTGCACACGGTATACTCACAGGAGCTGATGAAGCTGCTGGACCACCGGTTTTTCCTGCCTGAACGCTGCCTGCTGGCCGATCATGGCGGGGCGGTGCAGCCGGGACCGGCCTTTGACCAGGAGGCTTTCGCAGCAGAGCTGAACCGCCAGGAGTTCGATCAGGCGTTTGCCCGGCTCAGCGCTTATGTATCCTCGATGTCCGGCCGCCGCGATACGGGTGTGTCCGAGTTTAAGTCCTTTTTGTGCCACAGCATCTTTCAGATCATCGGGATGCTGCTGCAATTCCATTATGAGGCCCGTGCTCTGGATGACAGCAAATATGAGTATTTCCGTTCGATTCATGAAGCCAGGCATGTGGGAGAGACGGAGGCGCGGCTGATGCAGTTTTTGCAGGATGCGACCGAGTGTGTTACGAAGAACCGCGGCGGCACACCGGCGATGCAGAAGATTCTGCTGTACATCGATGAGCATTATTCACGACAGCTTACGCTGACGGAAGTAGCCAGAGAGTTTCATTTTAACCCGTCCTATTTATCTAATTATTTTACTCTGCACAATAAAGAAGGCTTCAACGAATATTTAAACCGGGTGCGGATCGGCAAAGCTTGCCTGTTGCTGAAGGAGGAACCGGGCCTGTCGATCTCCGAAATCAGCAGTATGGTCGGCTATTCCGATCACAGCTATTTCACCAGAGTGTTCCGCAAGCTGATGAACGTGTCGCCAAGCCAATACCGGAAGGGATAA
- a CDS encoding sugar O-acetyltransferase, with amino-acid sequence MSMKDKLHDVSLYLPGDEELMKAQTLCLEALYDFNRTRPSEYDKRMAMLREMFAEIGENCYIEPPFHANWGGKHVHFGKNIYANFNLTMVDDTHIYVGDYTMFGPNVTVATAGHPILPELREQAYQYNAPVTIGKNCWIGAGAIILPGITIGDNTVIGAGSIVTKDIPANVVAIGNPCKVLREINEQDEQFYFKGRRIVREDLV; translated from the coding sequence ATGAGTATGAAAGACAAGCTCCACGATGTCAGCCTGTATCTGCCCGGTGATGAGGAGCTAATGAAAGCACAGACGCTCTGTCTCGAAGCGCTCTATGACTTCAACCGGACCCGGCCAAGTGAATATGATAAAAGAATGGCGATGCTGAGGGAAATGTTTGCGGAGATCGGCGAGAACTGCTACATTGAACCGCCGTTTCATGCGAACTGGGGCGGGAAGCATGTCCATTTCGGCAAAAATATATATGCGAACTTCAATCTGACGATGGTGGATGATACGCATATTTATGTCGGGGATTACACGATGTTCGGCCCGAACGTGACTGTAGCTACAGCCGGCCATCCTATTCTCCCTGAGCTGCGGGAACAGGCATATCAATATAACGCACCTGTGACAATCGGAAAAAACTGCTGGATCGGCGCCGGCGCCATTATCCTCCCGGGCATTACAATTGGCGATAATACGGTAATTGGTGCGGGGAGCATCGTAACAAAGGACATCCCTGCTAACGTAGTGGCGATCGGCAATCCTTGTAAGGTGCTGCGTGAGATTAATGAGCAGGATGAGCAGTTTTATTTTAAAGGGCGGCGGATTGTTAGGGAGGATTTGGTGTAG
- a CDS encoding lantibiotic dehydratase — protein sequence MSITNTYAARLAPFFMARINPMSTGVIEPLILHQTLEALSTIKMLQERLMMTGNTLEKPLFALVARLETEHELRRGVLALKRDLFNQRAPKISAEQMKVIQTLLDKETNGLLAEWFDLWDQCEGLLEESRTIFQQETAFSSRYLNTCLENPELQKGIALASPEFMKSLSQYCAGKDQMWFPGESLSKSAVSYLTRAAVKTSPFSTFSQIALINNSDGLTTGQEKVRGGSYIRLLQPIIHLWFRRIMQDRDLGRAVKFYYNETHFFDGENYNVMDSYYFIQDTVPLKKEKMNSVILSPSVMNKLEELKYGSQVEWLNHLRQDGGDEVFEELVRLNLLIPLSPYRSSDEYPLKGLIEILQQASGTNRQPLIDKLAAIESIVYRLKSCDAHQRIIYLQMLKTGVESTFILLGLSVPDWLEKVSLVYEDCKAVEAPVSYSSILDSDLCQVGEWLKDTMFISGVYDYLLNRFVEMYGAGGRCFNIPEFLHKIIQSDTFAEELKLIQEADRSLTRKEAVRRRRKLGNGSTASPTRGILFQTISQSREQFEAGDYLLVLNGLPSGTGNLMSRFIPLFKDDTTTMSEYLQLWLQQVYGNENIMAVVYGADWNNMQMFYPDTGRVLYWPGETLQADVKNTRINLDKLSIKHNPGDNTLAVEDEQANLVAPVYMGTAAKKHLPISLQLFLTITDPWLQAAEEGSTGSVLNSGIVYSKREVLGKVVVRREQWIITGGAFPVRKANESHYDYYSRLQRWRMDNNLPEEAFVTVKKKQGTAVNKISKNTITEKKPFYVHFGSPHCLEAMQKMVRGDESVIILTEMLPGRQEHLSHSGSHATELMGLMRWGESGL from the coding sequence GTGTCTATAACCAATACATATGCAGCACGGCTGGCACCATTTTTTATGGCCAGAATAAACCCCATGTCTACTGGCGTTATTGAACCGCTGATTCTGCATCAAACATTAGAGGCTCTTAGCACTATAAAAATGCTGCAGGAACGGTTGATGATGACCGGGAATACGCTCGAAAAACCGTTATTTGCTTTAGTTGCTAGACTGGAGACAGAGCATGAATTAAGAAGAGGCGTTTTAGCTTTAAAGCGGGACTTGTTCAATCAGCGGGCCCCGAAGATATCAGCAGAACAGATGAAGGTCATTCAAACTCTGCTGGATAAAGAAACTAACGGCCTGTTAGCGGAGTGGTTTGATTTGTGGGATCAGTGCGAAGGATTATTAGAGGAAAGCAGAACAATTTTTCAGCAGGAGACAGCTTTTTCTAGCAGATATTTAAATACATGTTTAGAGAACCCTGAATTACAGAAAGGAATTGCTCTTGCCAGTCCTGAGTTTATGAAAAGCTTGTCCCAATACTGTGCGGGTAAAGATCAGATGTGGTTCCCTGGAGAGAGTCTTTCCAAAAGTGCCGTTTCTTATCTGACCAGAGCCGCAGTGAAAACAAGCCCGTTCAGCACCTTCTCTCAAATCGCGCTTATAAATAATTCGGATGGATTAACTACCGGACAGGAAAAGGTAAGGGGAGGTTCCTATATCCGCTTGCTGCAGCCCATTATACACTTATGGTTTAGGCGTATTATGCAGGACCGGGACTTAGGCAGAGCCGTCAAATTCTACTATAACGAAACTCATTTCTTTGATGGCGAGAATTATAACGTAATGGATAGTTATTACTTTATACAAGATACAGTACCCTTAAAAAAGGAAAAAATGAACTCAGTGATCCTCAGCCCTTCCGTTATGAATAAACTTGAGGAGCTGAAGTACGGTTCTCAAGTGGAGTGGCTGAATCATTTGAGGCAGGACGGGGGGGACGAGGTTTTTGAAGAATTGGTAAGGCTTAACCTGCTTATCCCGTTGTCACCTTACAGGAGTAGTGATGAGTATCCGTTAAAAGGTTTAATCGAAATCTTACAGCAGGCCTCAGGTACGAATCGCCAGCCATTGATTGATAAACTGGCAGCTATTGAAAGCATTGTTTATCGGTTGAAATCATGTGATGCCCACCAGCGAATTATTTATTTGCAAATGCTGAAGACCGGGGTTGAATCTACATTTATATTGTTAGGACTCTCGGTACCTGACTGGTTAGAGAAAGTAAGTCTTGTTTACGAGGACTGTAAAGCAGTAGAGGCACCGGTGTCTTACAGTTCTATATTGGACTCCGATTTGTGCCAAGTAGGGGAATGGCTGAAGGATACCATGTTTATAAGCGGAGTATATGATTATTTGCTCAATAGATTTGTTGAAATGTACGGGGCGGGGGGCAGGTGCTTTAATATTCCGGAATTTTTGCACAAGATTATTCAAAGTGATACTTTTGCGGAAGAATTAAAGCTTATTCAGGAGGCTGACAGGTCACTAACACGGAAAGAGGCAGTCCGCCGAAGACGGAAGCTGGGCAACGGAAGCACCGCTAGCCCAACAAGAGGAATATTGTTTCAAACAATCTCCCAGAGCAGGGAACAGTTTGAAGCGGGTGATTATCTGCTTGTATTAAACGGACTGCCAAGCGGGACGGGGAATTTAATGAGCCGTTTTATTCCACTTTTCAAAGACGATACCACAACAATGTCTGAATATCTGCAATTATGGCTTCAGCAGGTATATGGTAACGAGAATATTATGGCTGTTGTGTATGGTGCTGACTGGAATAATATGCAGATGTTTTATCCGGATACCGGGCGTGTACTGTACTGGCCGGGCGAGACCCTTCAAGCAGATGTTAAGAACACCAGGATCAATTTAGATAAGCTCTCTATAAAACATAATCCGGGTGACAATACATTAGCCGTAGAAGATGAACAGGCAAACCTTGTAGCTCCGGTATATATGGGAACCGCTGCCAAGAAGCATCTTCCTATTTCCTTGCAGTTATTTCTTACAATTACTGATCCATGGTTACAGGCAGCAGAGGAAGGTTCTACCGGTTCTGTTCTTAACTCCGGGATTGTTTATTCCAAAAGAGAGGTTTTAGGGAAAGTTGTAGTGCGAAGAGAACAATGGATCATAACGGGTGGTGCTTTTCCTGTACGGAAAGCTAATGAAAGTCATTACGACTATTATTCTAGGCTGCAGCGATGGAGAATGGATAATAACCTGCCTGAGGAAGCTTTTGTTACGGTGAAAAAGAAGCAGGGAACTGCAGTTAACAAAATTTCGAAAAACACGATTACTGAGAAAAAACCTTTTTATGTCCACTTTGGAAGCCCTCATTGTTTAGAGGCTATGCAAAAAATGGTCCGGGGAGACGAGAGCGTTATCATCTTAACAGAAATGTTGCCCGGCCGACAAGAACATCTATCTCATAGCGGATCTCATGCCACAGAGTTAATGGGGTTAATGAGATGGGGAGAGAGCGGACTATAG